Part of the Bifidobacterium crudilactis genome is shown below.
TAGAACTCTTCTCTGTTCATCCCGCGAATCCTTAATCACTCGTCGCACATCCTCGGGCTTCATAATCCCATACAAAGGATTAATCTGACGCATGGTCACACCATACTGCGAAGTGTCCAACGCAATCTCACACAAGCGTGTGGAATCGGGATCAAGCAACGCCTGATGCCACTGCTCTACCTGCTGCCGGTAGTACGAGCCGCTGACTTTGCTCATCACACGGGGAATTCGTTCAAGTCCCTTTTGCCGTATCACGTCCAAGGGGTAATCGTCGAACAAGCGGCGCATACGCAACCACTGCCGATACTCTTCCAAGCTACGAAAATCTCTGACACCAGTCACCATGCACCACCTCCCCGCACTTCAGTACTTCCGAACCTCAATACTCCTCATCATAAAACACACAGGCGAAGGAGTCTCCCATATCTTCTGACGGCAAGTGACGAGTTTGGTAAGGCTCTTCCACTGAGTGCGTCACGTTGTGCAGTCGTGTGTAATCAATCCGACCCCGTGCTGTTACCCTCTGACAATCTTGAATATTGGCTTGATATAAGCCTTTCGGGGTCATGAAGCCCCGTGATTGTGCCCCGGATGCGATTCGAACGCACGACACCTTCTTTAGGAGAGAAGTGCTCTATCCCCTGAGCTACCGGGGCAACGATGTTCTATCGTACACGCATTCGGAGAAAACGCCTGCCGGTTGTGGCACACACCATTGATGCCGGAACGGATACGTGAATGCACAGGGCATGTTGATGGACGAACATGCAGTCGGCCCGCGGTCTTCGTCCACAGTCATGAAGCATCCCTACGCTGAGTGAATGTCCACGACCACCGAAACAATGCACTTCATCGGACTCCCGGTCTCTCTGACAGCCGACACCGTGCCTCAGCCACTACCCTAGTGAATGCATGGAAAGGAAATCGTTTATGACCGCACAGCGAGGCTCCCACTCATCGTTAATCAGAATGGCAGTAACGGTACCGGCACGGCTGCTGATGCTCGTCGCATTGTTGGGCACACTCGCACGTTTGATCCCTGCGCAGTTCTCGGATATTCCCTACCTGCCGGTCGTGGTGTCGCTCACGCCGTGGTTCGGGCTCGCAGCAGCCTTGGCGCTCGTACTGGGATTGCTTTCGCGCAGATGGACGACCGCACTTATCGCCTTGCTGTGCCTTTGCGCTCAGGTGTGGTGGCAGTACCCCTTCTTCACCTCATCGGAGGGAACGAACAGCACATCGAGTTCGGCGACTTCGAGTGCCCCCAACACTGCGGACAACGCCGCCCGAGTCATGACCTTCAATGTGTACAAGGGCAGGGCGGATGCTCAGAGCATCGTGAATACCGTGAGGGACGAGCGCGTTGAGGTGCTTGCTCTGCAGGAGACCACTGATGATTTCGTCCGCAGTCTGGAACAGGCGGGCATCTCTGATTATCTGCCCTTTTCCAAGGTCTCGTCATCCGATAATCATTACGGCAACGGCATCTGGTCGGCGACGCAGCTGACGAGCGCGGTCAAGGACCAGGTCAATTCCAGCTCTTCCTACATGCCCGCAGGTAGTGTGGCGTTCTCTGGCGGAGCTGCCTCGATACGCTTCGTTTCGGTCCACACCACGTCACCCACCGCAGGGACCTGGACGGCATGGAAGCGCAGCCTCACCGAACTTCAGCAGTTTGCGCAAACGGCAGACACGAACACCAAGTACGTATTTATGGGTGATTTCAATGCCACATACGACCATGCGCCGTTCCGGAATTTTCTCGGCAGCAGGTTCAGCGACGCCGCCAGGATATCCGGCGACGGGCTCACCTTGACATGGCCTGCAAACCGGAACCATATTCCCCGCCTGGTGTCCATAGACCATATCGTGCTTGACCGAGGCATCTCAGCAGGCGATACGGAGGTCATCAAGCTTCCCGGCTCCGACCACGCGGCATTGCTGTCGACCATTGCCATCAAGTAACGCAGCACAGCACCCGGAATCCTTCCTTTTCCAGCTCCTTTCCCACATGATATATAGTAATGATAATTGTTATTACTATTAGAAGGGACCGGTCCACGGTCTGACGCGCATCACACCATGCGGATGGCTTGCGGACTGTGGGAAGTTGACCATGCCGACCGCCAGAAGAGTGACACGTCCACGGACGCTGATTACCGAAGAGCTCAAACGCTCGGACGCCTTCTCGACGGCACAAACGATTTTCACCAACCTGAGCAAGCGCGGGAAGAGAGTCGGCATCGCCACCGTCTACCGCAATCTCCAAAGCATGGCCGAGCACCATGAAGTCGACACCGTCCAGGACCATGGTGAGACCTTCTACAGGCTGTGCAAAGACCGCCATCACCACCATCATCTGGTCTGTCGTCAATGCGGAAGAGCCGTCGAACTGGAGATTCCAGGCCTGGAATCCTGGATTCAGGCACGGGCGGAATCACTCGGTTTCAGCGAAGTCAGCCATTCCCTGGAGATTTTCGGCATCTGCGCCCGATGCAGGCGGTCACATGAATCCACTCACCACCAGCTATCGGATTGATACTCACTCTCAGCAGTTTTCCATCTTCTCGAGCTCTGCCTTATGGTCATGAAGCATAAGCGCGGCATATGCCGCATGGACCATGACGAGGAGCTGTCACACGATGACCGACATCAAACAGTACGACGAGCACGCATACGAAATCGACACCGAATCTGCAGGCAAGCTTGCGGTCGACATGGAGACCCTGAAGCACTTCGACCTTTCCGACCACCAGCACGGAACAGCTGCGTGCGGATGCTGCGGATGCTGCTTCACCGGCGACTGCTGCGGTGACGAGGACTGTGTGAAAGGCAAGGAATGCGGAGCCAAGGATTGCCACGAGGCATGCCGCGAGAACAACGAGCACCATGATTGCGCATTCTGCCATCTGGCTTTCGACAGCGACGAGGCATCGCACCAGGAGATCCTCAACGACCTCAAGGAACTGTCGCAGGCTCTGGCCGCCTGATTCCGGCATGATACCGAGATAATTGCATCACCAGGACGGCTCTGCGACGAGATTATCGTCGTTTGCCGTCCTGGTGATGCAATTATCTGTTTGCGATGTGCACGCATCACGACACGGCGGGCAATTCCAGACGGTCGGCCTCGGTGATGTCACGAATCACCCTGCACGGCACCCCTGCGGCCAGAACATTGGCCGGAATATCATGCGTCACCACGGCACCGGCTCCGATAACCGACCCCTCGCCAATGGTCACTCCGCCCGTCACCGTGACATTGCCGGCCAGCCAGCAGTTCGAACCGATGGTTATCGGAGCGCCGTATTCAAAGTCGAACATGCTGCCGTCACGGTGAGGACGAAGATTCCGTTCCTGCCATCTCAGCGGATGCAAGGGTGTGAGCAGCGATACATTCGGCCCGAACATCACGTTGTCGCCCACTGTCACGGGGCAGACATCCAGGACCGTGATGTTGAAATTCGCGTAGACATTGTCTCCGAGAGTGGTGAATGCTCCGTAATCAAAGAATATCGGGCCGGTCAGCCAGACACCCTTGCCCCGATGCGGGAGCAGTCTGCTGAGGATCTCGTTTCTGCGTTCGCCCTCGGACTCGGCGCAAGCGTTGTAATCACGGCTCAGCTGATGGGCTTTCGCCAGCATACCGGCCACCTCGGGGTCGGACGGGTCGTATACCTCCCCCGCAATCATGCGTTCAAGCTGACTGCGCTCTGCAGTATCCGACCCTTGTCTATCTTCCATCTGCCGTCCTTCTTTCATCTCGTTCAAATTCCTGACTCATTTAGCGCATTCGCACATCTTCGAAAACACCCATCGCTGTTGTGTATGCGCCCTCTCATGCAGTGGCATCGCGAGCGCCGATGCGCTCCAGGTAACCGGTCTTCTCCGACTCATCAATCCGTTTGATCACGCGGGCCGGGTTGCCCACCGCAACGGCGTTTTCCGGAATATCCCTGGTCACCACCGACCCCGCTCCCACAACCGAACCGCTGCCGATACGCACTCCTTCGAGCACGATCACATGTCCGCCCAGCCATACGCCATCGCCGATTTCGATTGGTTGTGCACGGCATGCGCCATTGATGCGTTCTTTCATGTCAAGCGCATGGTTGGTGGCGAACAGACCGACCTTCGGCTCAATCCAGACGTTGTCGCCGAGGGTTACCGGTGCGTTGTCAAGAATCGCGCAATCGTAGTTGATATGCACATTGGACCCGATGGAGATGTTGCAGCCCAGCTCGCACCGGAAATTCGGCTTGATGACGACACCGTCACCGACATGCTGCAGCAGTTCTCTGAGAATCCGCTGCTGCTGTTCGGGGTGATCGTAGCCGAGCCGATTGTATTCGGTGAACAGTCGCTCCGAACGCAACCTTGCCGCATCGATGTCCGGGTGCGTGTCCTGATAGACCTCCCCCGCAATCATGCGAGCCCACTCTTCTTTCCCGGTTGCCGTCATGTCGTCGGTGATGTCCATGGTCCTCCCGTGAAGCTTCGATGCTCGGCACGAAAACCGAGGCGTCAGTTATTGTACATCCGTACAATATACAACACCGTCGCCTCGAAAGGAACCCGGAAACGGCAGTGTCGGTAAGTACCCTCTCGACGAAGCGCCGGGGCCTGCCCCCCCCCACACATACACGAATGCCACCATCCACATTGAAATCCGGGATGGTGGCACAGAAAAGGGCACCGACAGCTCACTGCGAGGCGAAGTCCCTGCTGGTGATGGTGGTGCCTGCGGAATCACGGTAAATCACGCGAACCACGGGATTGTCGACCTCCACAGCGCTTTTCATCATGGTGGCAATCGACTGGAAGGTGGATGCCTGTCCATCCAGACCTGAATTCAGCTTGTCCGCAAGCCCTGCAGTCGAAGCCGACATGCCGGCAGGGAGCGTGAAGTCATACACCAAGGCATTATCCTCGCCTCTGACATCCAGAGTCATGCCGCCGGATTCCGCCTGGGACTTGACGCTGGCGAGCTGACTCTGCACTTCGCTCGACTGCACGTACTCATCAATCGACGCATATTTGCCGCTCGAAGCGGTCGAGCTCTTCTTGTCGCTCGAACTGGTCTGCGGAGTGGCGGTCTTTGTGGTCTGTGACGAGCTCTGCTTCGGCGTGCTCTCCTCCGCGCTGTTCGACGACCCGCAAGCCGCCAGCGACAGCGTCAGGCACAATGACAGCACACCTGCCCCAACCATGCTAATGACATTTTTCTTCACGTTCTTCTCCTTGTTTTCCCCAACTACGTTCAGGCAACTTTACACAACGCAATCTCAAAATCCAAAAGCTTACTAGATTTTCATAGCCCGAGGAGACCTTCAAGAAGCCCCTTTGCCGTCCGCAAACGCAGTCCTTTCCGGCGGCCTGGCATCGAGCCGGAGCTCTCGCCCGCTAACACAGATAGCTACTTCACCAGGACGGCAATTCCGGCCAATACGATATGAAAAGCTGTACTTGTGATGCAGTTATCTCACTTTCGAGGATGATTCAACCGTTTCTCTCGTCCGGGTATGAGTCGCGCGGAGTTCAGTATGAAGGCAGACTCGCTCCCGACATGCACGATTGCGGAAAGCAACGGCGTCAGAATACCGAATGCCGCCAATATCATGCCAAGCACGTCGACGATGATGGTGCCGGCGAAGTTGAACATGATGATTCCACGAGCCCGACGTGCAGTGAACAGCAGCGAGGTCACGTCGTTGATGTCGGAGCTTATGAGAATCACATCGGCACTCTCCCGGGCTATGTCGGTACCGCTGCCCATAGCTATACCCACGTCGGCGAGCGCAAGAACCGGGGCGTCATTAACCCCATCCCCGACCATTGCCACGCGATGACCGGCCCCCTTCTCCTGTTTCAGCAAAGCCGCCTTGTCTTCAGGCAGCAGCTCCGCGTGGGCATGCCGGATGCCCAGCTGCCGGGCCGCGGCAACCGCGACCTCCTCACGGTCCCCGGTCAGCATGATGACTCGAACACCGTGGCTGTGCAGCGAAGCAATCGCATCGGCCGCATGCTCTCGTAGAGCGTCAGCCAACAGGATGCGACCTATGTATCGTCCGTTCCGGGAAATATAGACGCTGCTCTGCGCGTCAAGAGCATCGCTCATTGAATCGCTTGACCAGGCCGAGGGGTTTTGCATATCCGATACGGTCGCCGCGCCACCAACCCCTTCCTCATCAATTTGCGGCATGAAGCTTCTCGTCCCCGCAACGATTGCCATCCCTTCGACCGTGCAGCGAACTCCACGTCCGGCAACGCTCTCGAAGTGCTCCACTGCATGGATGCCGACCTTGTGCGCAGCCGCGTACCGAACGATGGCCTTGCCCAGAGGATGTTCGGAGTAGGACTCCGCCGATGCAGCCACCGCGAGCAGCTCAGACTCATCGACACCTGTTGCAGCGATAACCCGCGTGACCTCGGGTGCGCCGGATGTGAGCGTCCCCGTTTTATCGAAGATCACCGTATCAACCTTGGACAGGCTTTCCATATGCAGACCGTCTTTGACGAATGCGCCTCTTCTCGCCACACGTGCCATGGATGCCAGCATCGCCAAAGGAGTGCCCGCTACCACTCCGCACGATCCGGCGACGATGATGACCGATATGGCGCTACGCACATCACCGGTCAAGAACCATGTGACGACAGCTCCGACGACGGCGATGAGCACCAATGCCGTTGCCAGCGTGTCTGCAAGTCTCTGCACGGGAGCCGACGAGGATTGCGCATCGGCTAGCGCTCGGACGATACGACCGTATGAGGAATCCTCACCGACTTGCAAAACCTCTATTTCGAGCGCTCCGTCCTGATTGACAGACCCGGAATACACCGCACTGCCCACATCATGGTAGACCGGCATGGACTCACCGGTGATTCTCGACTCGTCCACATTGGATGCGCCTGCAATGACGATGCCGTCGACAGGAATCCGCCCACCTGGCGCCACAACGACGACTTGACCGGGATGTATCCGGGAAAGCGGCACGTTTCCGGTCTTCGATTCGTCAATCCTCACCCGTACCCGATCAGGGAGGAATGACATCAAATCGGACAATGCGTCCTTGCCTTGCCACATACACAGATCTTCGAGTATCTCTGCCAGCAGCACGAACACCACGATCACCAGGGATGTCAGCCACTGACCAATCGCCGCGGCCGCAACGATGGCGATGAGCATCGAGAGGTCCATGCTCATTTTTCTGGCACGAAGATCCTCCCAGGACCCCTTCACGATCGGCCAG
Proteins encoded:
- a CDS encoding endonuclease/exonuclease/phosphatase family protein; the encoded protein is MAVTVPARLLMLVALLGTLARLIPAQFSDIPYLPVVVSLTPWFGLAAALALVLGLLSRRWTTALIALLCLCAQVWWQYPFFTSSEGTNSTSSSATSSAPNTADNAARVMTFNVYKGRADAQSIVNTVRDERVEVLALQETTDDFVRSLEQAGISDYLPFSKVSSSDNHYGNGIWSATQLTSAVKDQVNSSSSYMPAGSVAFSGGAASIRFVSVHTTSPTAGTWTAWKRSLTELQQFAQTADTNTKYVFMGDFNATYDHAPFRNFLGSRFSDAARISGDGLTLTWPANRNHIPRLVSIDHIVLDRGISAGDTEVIKLPGSDHAALLSTIAIK
- a CDS encoding Fur family transcriptional regulator, yielding MPTARRVTRPRTLITEELKRSDAFSTAQTIFTNLSKRGKRVGIATVYRNLQSMAEHHEVDTVQDHGETFYRLCKDRHHHHHLVCRQCGRAVELEIPGLESWIQARAESLGFSEVSHSLEIFGICARCRRSHESTHHQLSD
- a CDS encoding sugar O-acetyltransferase, whose protein sequence is MEDRQGSDTAERSQLERMIAGEVYDPSDPEVAGMLAKAHQLSRDYNACAESEGERRNEILSRLLPHRGKGVWLTGPIFFDYGAFTTLGDNVYANFNITVLDVCPVTVGDNVMFGPNVSLLTPLHPLRWQERNLRPHRDGSMFDFEYGAPITIGSNCWLAGNVTVTGGVTIGEGSVIGAGAVVTHDIPANVLAAGVPCRVIRDITEADRLELPAVS
- a CDS encoding sugar O-acetyltransferase → MDITDDMTATGKEEWARMIAGEVYQDTHPDIDAARLRSERLFTEYNRLGYDHPEQQQRILRELLQHVGDGVVIKPNFRCELGCNISIGSNVHINYDCAILDNAPVTLGDNVWIEPKVGLFATNHALDMKERINGACRAQPIEIGDGVWLGGHVIVLEGVRIGSGSVVGAGSVVTRDIPENAVAVGNPARVIKRIDESEKTGYLERIGARDATA
- a CDS encoding DUF4854 domain-containing protein yields the protein MKKNVISMVGAGVLSLCLTLSLAACGSSNSAEESTPKQSSSQTTKTATPQTSSSDKKSSTASSGKYASIDEYVQSSEVQSQLASVKSQAESGGMTLDVRGEDNALVYDFTLPAGMSASTAGLADKLNSGLDGQASTFQSIATMMKSAVEVDNPVVRVIYRDSAGTTITSRDFASQ
- a CDS encoding heavy metal translocating P-type ATPase, producing MTEHAQTANSAAAHSTASGDADSAFAASTLFRRIERADLFRVAAVLALTVTVAIIQLAVANPTWTLRLTVSCTVVGLVIGCWPIVKGSWEDLRARKMSMDLSMLIAIVAAAAIGQWLTSLVIVVFVLLAEILEDLCMWQGKDALSDLMSFLPDRVRVRIDESKTGNVPLSRIHPGQVVVVAPGGRIPVDGIVIAGASNVDESRITGESMPVYHDVGSAVYSGSVNQDGALEIEVLQVGEDSSYGRIVRALADAQSSSAPVQRLADTLATALVLIAVVGAVVTWFLTGDVRSAISVIIVAGSCGVVAGTPLAMLASMARVARRGAFVKDGLHMESLSKVDTVIFDKTGTLTSGAPEVTRVIAATGVDESELLAVAASAESYSEHPLGKAIVRYAAAHKVGIHAVEHFESVAGRGVRCTVEGMAIVAGTRSFMPQIDEEGVGGAATVSDMQNPSAWSSDSMSDALDAQSSVYISRNGRYIGRILLADALREHAADAIASLHSHGVRVIMLTGDREEVAVAAARQLGIRHAHAELLPEDKAALLKQEKGAGHRVAMVGDGVNDAPVLALADVGIAMGSGTDIARESADVILISSDINDVTSLLFTARRARGIIMFNFAGTIIVDVLGMILAAFGILTPLLSAIVHVGSESAFILNSARLIPGREKRLNHPRK